The following coding sequences lie in one Nomascus leucogenys isolate Asia unplaced genomic scaffold, Asia_NLE_v1 001228F_47031_qpd_obj, whole genome shotgun sequence genomic window:
- the LOC115833786 gene encoding discoidin, CUB and LCCL domain-containing protein 2-like, with the protein LITCLDTASNFLEPEFSKYCPAGCLLPFAEISGTIPHGYRDSSPLCTAGVHAGVVSNTLGGQISVVISKGIPYYESSLANNVTSVVGHLSTSLFTFKTSGCYGTLGMESGVIADPQVTASSVLEWTDHTGQENSWKPEKARLKKPGPPWAAFATDEYQWLQIDLNKEKKITGIITTGSTMVEHNYYVSAYRILYSDDGQKWTVYREPGVEQDKIFQGNKDYHQDVRNNFLPPIIARFIRVNPTQWQQKIAMKMELLGCQFIPKGRPPKFTQPPPPRNSNDLKNTTNPPKIAKGRAPKFTQPLRPRSSNEFPAQTEQTTASPDIKNTTVTPNVTKDVALAAVLVPVLVMVLTTLILILVCAWHWRNRSVHS; encoded by the exons atcTAATTACTTGTTTGGACACTGCATCCAATTTTTTGGAACCTGAGTTCAG taAGTACTGCCCAGCTGGTTGTCTGCTTCCTTTTGCTGAGATATCTGGAACAATTCCTCATGGATATAGAGAT TCCTCGCCATTGTGCACGGCTGGTGTGCATGCAGGAGTAGTGTCAAACACGTTGGGTGGCCAAATCAGTGTTGTAATTAGTAAAGGTATCCCATATTATGAAAGTTCTTTGGCTAACAACGTCACATCTGTGGT GGGACACTTATCTACAAGTCTTTTTACATTTAAGACAAGTG gCTGTTATGGAACACTGGGGATGGAGTCTGGTGTGATCGCGGATCCTCAAGTAACAGCATCATCTGTGCTGGAGTGGACTGACCACACAGGGCAAGAGAACAGTTGGAAACCCGAAAAAGCCAGGCTGAAAAAACCTGGACCGCCTTGGGCTGCTTTTGCCACTGATGAATACCAGTGGTTACAAATAGATttgaataaggaaaagaaaataacag GCATTATAACCACTGGATCCACCATGGTGGagcacaattattatgtgtctgCCTACAGAATCCTGTACAGTGATGATGGGCAGAAATGGACTGTGTACAGAGAGCCTGGTGTGGAGCAAGATAAG atatttcaagGAAACAAAGATTATCACCAGGATGTGCGTAATAACTTTTTGCCACCAATTATTGCACGTTTTATTAGAGTGAATCCTACCCAATGGCAGCAGAAAATTGCCATGAAAATGGAGCTGCTCGGATGTCAGTTTATTCCTAAAG GTCGTCCTCCAAAATTtactcaacctccacctcctcggaaCAGCAATGACCTCAAAAACACTACAAACCCTCCAAAAATAGCCAAAG gtcGTGCCCCAAAATTTACGCAACCACTACGACCTCGCAGTAGCAATGAATTTCCTGCACAGACAGAACAAACAACTGCCAGTCCTGATATCAAAAATACTACCGTAACTCCAAATGTAACCAAAG